The Trypanosoma brucei gambiense DAL972 chromosome 10, complete sequence genome has a segment encoding these proteins:
- a CDS encoding serine carboxypeptidase III precursor, putative encodes MLCHTSLFLISLLLLLQSASALQAIRRPTLRTTGSGWEPCDPGVNQWSGYFDIPGEQSDKHYFYWAFGPRDGNPNAPVLLWMTGGPGCSSMFALLAENGPCLMNETTGDIYNNTYSWNNHAYVIYIDQPAGVGFSYADKADYDKNEAEVSEDMYNFLQAFFGEHEDLRENDFFVVGESYGGHFAPATAYRINQGNKKGEGIYIPLAGLAVGNGLTDPYTQYASYPRLAWDWCKEVLGYSCISRETYDSMNSMVPACQSNISACDADNSSSADSYCEMAGAACSGFVSDFLLTGINVYDIRKTCDGPLCYNTTGVDNFMNREDVQRSLGVDPMTWQACNMEVNEMFDIDWFKNFNYTISGLLEDGVRVMIYAGDMDFICNWIGNKEWTLALQWSGSEEFVKAPDTPFSSIDGSAAGLVRSVSSNTSSMHFSFVQVYRAGHMVPMDQPAAASTIIEKFMRNEPLS; translated from the coding sequence ATGCTGTGCCACACGTCGCTTTTTCTTATCTCGTTGCTACTCTTATTGCAGAGTGCAAGCGCCCTTCAGGCTATCCGCCGTCCGACGCTTCGCACGACGGGCTCTGGTTGGGAGCCTTGTGACCCCGGCGTTAATCAATGGAGCGGATATTTTGATATTCCTGGAGAGCAGAGTGACAAACATTACTTCTACTGGGCATTTGGACCACGTGATGGCAATCCCAATGCCCCAGTGCTCCTGTGGATGACAGGTGGTCCTGGATGTAGTTCCATGTTTGCGCTACTTGCAGAGAATGGACCTTGCCTTATGAACGAAACGACTGGTGACATATACAACAATACGTACTCGTGGAACAACCACGCGTATGTAATATATATCGATCAACCTGCCGGTGTGGGCTTTTCGTATGCGGATAAAGCGGATTATGATAAGAATGAAGCGGAGGTATCGGAGGACATGTACAACTTTCTACAGGCCTTCTTTGGTGAGCACGAGGACCTGCGTGAAAACgacttctttgttgttggggAAAGCTACGGTGGCCactttgctccggctacaGCTTACCGCATTAACCAAGGCAATAAAAAGGGTGAAGGCATATACATTCCTCTTGCAGGATTGGCTGTAGGAAACGGTTTAACAGATCCGTATACACAATATGCGTCATATCCCAGACTTGCATGGGACTGGTGCAAGGAAGTTCTCGGCTATTCATGTATATCCCGCGAGACATATGACTCCATGAACAGTATGGTGCCCGCTTGTCAGAGTAATATTTCTGCTTGTGACGCTGATAATTCATCATCCGCGGATTCTTACTGTGAGATGGCTGGTGCTGCTTGTAGCGGCTTTGTATCTGATTTTTTGCTTACAGGTATAAACGTTTATGATATCCGCAAAACATGTGATGGGCCATTATGTTACAACACAACGGGAGTTGACAACTTTATGAACCGTGAGGATGTTCAGAGGTCTCTGGGTGTAGATCCAATGACTTGGCAAGCTTGTAACATGGAGGTGAACGAAATGTTTGACATTGACTGGTTTAAGAACTTTAACTACACAATTAGTGGACTCCTCGAAGATGGAGTTCGAGTAATGATTTATGCCGGTGATATGGACTTTATCTGCAACTGGATTGGAAATAAGGAGTGGACACTTGCACTTCAGTGGTCTGGAAGTGAAGAGTTTGTGAAGGCCCCTGATACCCCATTCTCATCTATTGATGGTAGTGCTGCGGGTCTTGTACGTAGCGTATCATCAAACACATCGTCAATGCACTTCAGTTTTGTGCAGGTGTACCGTGCGGGTCACATGGTGCCGATGGATCAACCTGCTGCGGCATCCACTATAATTGAGAAATTCATGAGGAACGAACCACTCTCGTAA
- a CDS encoding serine carboxypeptidase III precursor, putative: MLCHTSLFLISLLLLLQSASALQAIRRPTLRTTGSGWEPCDPGVNQWSGYFDIPGEQSDKHYFYWAFGPRDGNPNAPVLLWMTGGPGCSSMFALLAENGPCLMNETTGDIYNNTYSWNNHAYVIYIDQPAGVGFSYADKADYDKNEAEVSEDMYNFLQAFFGEHEDLRENDFFVVGESYGGHFAPATAYRINQGNKKGEGIYIPLAGLAVGNGLTDPYTQYASYPRLAWDWCKEVLGSPCVSSFVHVMMSAMVPACQSTISACDADNSSSADSSCKLSRVTCGPMVALFSATGLNVYDIRKPCDGPLCYNTTGVDNFMNREDVQRSLGVDPMTWQACNMEVNLMFAVDWFKNFNYTISGLLEDGVRVMIYAGDMDFICNWIGNKEWTLALQWSGSEEFVKAPDTPFSSIDGSAAGLVRSVSSNTSSMHFSFVQVYRAGHMVPMDQPAAASTIIEKFMRNEPLS, encoded by the coding sequence ATGCTGTGCCACACGTCGCTTTTTCTTATCTCGTTGCTACTCTTATTGCAGAGTGCAAGCGCCCTTCAGGCTATCCGCCGTCCGACGCTTCGCACGACGGGCTCTGGTTGGGAGCCTTGTGACCCCGGCGTTAATCAATGGAGCGGATATTTTGATATTCCTGGAGAGCAGAGTGACAAACATTACTTCTACTGGGCATTTGGACCACGTGATGGCAATCCCAATGCCCCAGTGCTCCTGTGGATGACAGGTGGTCCTGGATGTAGTTCCATGTTTGCGCTACTTGCAGAGAATGGACCTTGCCTTATGAACGAAACGACTGGTGACATATACAACAATACGTACTCGTGGAACAACCACGCGTATGTAATATATATCGATCAACCTGCCGGTGTGGGCTTTTCGTATGCGGATAAAGCGGATTATGATAAGAATGAAGCGGAGGTATCGGAGGACATGTACAACTTTCTACAGGCCTTCTTTGGTGAGCACGAGGACCTGCGTGAAAACgacttctttgttgttggggAAAGCTACGGTGGCCactttgctccggctacaGCTTACCGCATTAACCAAGGCAATAAAAAGGGTGAAGGCATATACATTCCTCTTGCAGGATTGGCTGTAGGAAACGGTTTAACAGATCCGTATACACAATATGCGTCATATCCCAGACTTGCATGGGACTGGTGCAAGGAAGTTCTTGGAAGTCCGTGTGTATCTTCCTTTGTTCATGTGATGATGTCGGCGATGGTGCCCGCTTGTCAAAGTACTATTTCTGCTTGTGACGCTGATAATTCATCATCCGCGGACTCGTCGTGCAAGCTTTCCCGTGTGACTTGTGGTCCGATGGTAGCTCTGTTTTCAGCTACAGGCCTGAACGTTTATGATATTCGTAAGCCATGTGATGGGCCATTATGTTACAACACAACGGGAGTTGACAACTTTATGAACCGTGAGGATGTTCAGAGGTCTCTGGGTGTAGATCCAATGACTTGGCAAGCTTGTAACATGGAGGTGAACCTGATGTTTGCCGTTGACTGGTTTAAGAACTTTAACTACACAATTAGTGGACTCCTCGAAGATGGAGTTCGAGTAATGATTTATGCCGGTGATATGGACTTTATCTGCAACTGGATTGGAAATAAGGAGTGGACACTTGCACTTCAGTGGTCTGGAAGTGAAGAGTTTGTGAAGGCCCCTGATACCCCATTCTCATCTATTGATGGTAGTGCTGCGGGTCTTGTACGTAGCGTATCATCAAACACATCGTCAATGCACTTCAGTTTTGTGCAGGTGTACCGTGCGGGTCACATGGTGCCGATGGATCAACCTGCTGCGGCATCCACTATAATTGAGAAATTCATGAGGAACGAACCACTCTCGTAA
- a CDS encoding T-complex protein 1, delta subunit, putative produces MSTKKANENKKDTNTQTDVRLSNITSAKAVADCIRTSLGPRGMDKMIIEPRGEVIISNDGATILSKLQVTHPCAKMLVELSKAQDVEAGDGTTSVVVLCGALLRAVEELLLKGIHPTQISECFNECAKLAEQVLEGMSVKIDINDRETLIRAAITSLNSKIISQNSDLIAPMAVDAVRQIMRDNGDVDLRDVRIVTALGGTIDESVMLSNGMVFKQKASHVAGGPVRIANATIALIQFQLSPPKTDMESTVTITDYNQMDRALKEERKYLLNLCKQIKDAGVNVLLVQKSVLRDAVTVQSLDFLAKMKIMVVKDVERSDIDFITKTIGCLPVANIENLKPEKFGHADLVVEENTPSGKIIRITGVQPPSEKINLQLFGKTVTFFLRGSNNLMLEEAERALHDSLCVIRSIVKKRAIVAGGAAGETEVCLQLSKYARERAQGMQTFCMRAFADAFEVVPYTLAENAGLQPISIVTELRNAHASGNKNAGVNVRKGCVTDMVEENVVQPLLVSTSAVRLAAECVMMILKIDDIIMTRA; encoded by the coding sequence ATGTCTACCAAGAAggcaaatgaaaacaagaaagacacaaacacacaaactgATGTGCGTCTAAGTAACATCACCTCTGCCAAAGCTGTGGCGGATTGTATTCGCACTTCTCTCGGCCCTCGAGGCATGGATAAGATGATTATTGAACCTCGCGGTGAGGTAATCATCAGTAACGATGGTGCGACGATCCTTTCCAAACTGCAGGTAACTCACCCGTGTGCCAAGATGTTGGTGGAACTTTCCAAAGCACAGGATGTGGAGGCGGGAGACGGGACTACAAGTGTTGTAGTGCTCTGTGGCGCTCTGCTACGTGCTGTGGAGGAACTGCTGTTGAAGGGAATTCATCCGACGCAGATATCCGAGTGTTTCAACGAATGTGCTAAATTAGCTGAACAGGTGTTGGAAGGGATGAGCGTGAAAATTGACATCAACGACAGGGAGACGCTCATTAGGGCCGCCATCACGTCGCTAAACTCAAAAATCATTTCGCAGAATAGCGATTTGATAGCCCCAATGGCTGTGGATGCGGTGAGGCAAATAATGAGGGATAACGGCGACGTGGATTTGCGAGATGTGCGCATCGTGACGGCCCTCGGAGGGACAATCGACGAGTCGGTAATGCTTTCGAACGGTATGGTGTTCAAGCAGAAGGCGTCCCACGTCGCCGGTGGTCCAGTGCGCATTGCAAACGCCACAATAGCCCTTATTCAGTTTCAGCTTTCGCCACCCAAGACGGACATGGAGAGTACTGTTACTATCACCGACTACAACCAGATGGATCGGGCGTTAAAGGAGGAACGAAAGTACCTTCTGAACCTTTGCAAACAGATTAAGGATGCAGGTGTAAATGTGCTGCTGGTGCAAAAATCCGTTCTTCGTGACGCTGTGACCGTGCAGAGTCTCGACTTCCTCGCCAAGATGAAGATCATGGTGGTAAAGGACGTTGAGCGCAGCGACATCGACTTTATTACCAAAACGATCGGGTGCCTCCCTGTGGCGAACATAGAGAACTTGAAGCCGGAGAAATTTGGCCATGCAGATCTTGTGGTAGAGGAAAACACCCCGAGCGGAAAGATTATCCGAATCACGGGGGTGCAGCCTCCGTCGGAGAAGATTAACCTGCAGCTCTTTGGAAAAactgttacttttttcttacgCGGAAGCAATAACCTTATGCTGGAGGAGGCTGAGCGTGCGCTACATGATTCGCTTTGTGTGATCCGTTCCATCGTGAAGAAGCGCGCCATTGTAGCTGGTGGTGCCGCTGGCGAAACTGAGGTGTGCCTTCAACTCAGCAAATACGCACGGGAGCGCGCTCAGGGTATGCAAACCTTTTGCATGCGTGCCTTCGCAGATGCTTTCGAGGTTGTCCCATACACACTAGCCGAAAATGCCGGCCTTCAGCCTATTTCTATCGTAACGGAGCTCCGCAATGCGCATGccagtggaaacaaaaacgctGGTGTTAACGTACGAAAAGGTTGTGTGACAGATATGGTGGAGGAGAATGTCGTGCAGCCGCTACTGGTGTCGACGTCGGCTGTCAGGCTCGCTGCGGAATGTGTGATGATGATCCTCAAGATCGACGACATCATCATGACACGGGCGTAA
- a CDS encoding cdc2-like protein kinase, putative has product MGSRYERLQKIGEGSYGVVFRARDVTTGTIVAVKRIRLEKEEEGVPCTAIREISILKELRHENIVRLLDVCHSEKRLTLVFECMEMDLKKYMDHVGGDLDAGTIQEFMRSLLSGVRFCHERNVLHRDLKPPNLLISREKELKLADFGLGRAFGIPVKKFTQEVVTLWYRSPDVLLGSTQYGTPVDIWSVGCIFAEMAIGAPLFTGKNDADQLLRIFQFLGTPNRQVWPSMDTYPNSSNMLSRPEFQQTLAATCEEQFQTNPAYAKLGPQGIDLLRWLLRYEPSERLTAAQALEHPYFSVEF; this is encoded by the coding sequence ATGGGGAGTCGTTACGAGCGGCTTCAGAAGATTGGCGAGGGATCGTACGGTGTGGTGTTCAGAGCCCGTGATGTTACAACTGGGACTATCGTTGCGGTCAAGCGCATTCGCctagaaaaggaggaggaaggtgTTCCATGCACCGCTATTCGGGAGATCTCCATCCTGAAGGAGCTTCGTCACGAGAACATCGTGAGGTTGTTGGACGTTTGCCATAGCGAGAAACGACTCACGCTTGTGTTTGAGTGCATGGAGATGGATCTCAAGAAATACATGGACCACGTGGGCGGTGACTTGGACGCGGGCACCATCCAAGAGTTTATGCGCAGCCTTCTTAGCGGAGTCCGTTTTTGCCATGAAAGGAATGTGCTGCACCGTGATTTGAAACCACCTAACCTTTTAATATCGCGCGAAAAGGAGCTCAAACTGGCTGACTTTGGGCTGGGGCGCGCATTTGGTATTCCTGTTAAAAAGTTCACTCAGGAGGTGGTGACGTTGTGGTATCGCTCACCAGACGTGTTGTTAGGCTCCACGCAGTACGGCACACCTGTTGATATTTGGTCGGTTGGGTGCATCTTTGCTGAGATGGCCATTGGCGCTCCTCTCTTCACGGGGAAGAATGATGCGGATCAACTGCTACGAATATTTCAGTTCCTCGGTACTCCAAATAGACAAGTGTGGCCATCCATGGACACATATCCCAACTCTTCCAACATGCTGAGCAGACCGGAGTTTCAGCAAACCCTTGCAGCGACCTGTGAAGAGCAGTTTCAAACGAATCCCGCCTATGCGAAACTTGGCCCGCAGGGGATTGATCTTCTTCGTTGGCTACTGAGGTATGAGCCAAGTGAACGATTAACCGCAGCTCAGGCATTGGAGCACCCATACTTTTCTGTCGAGTTCTAA
- a CDS encoding serine carboxypeptidase III precursor, putative, translating into MRLISYPVMLSLLAACILVVVLANTVYRSLSLALRTTGSGWEPCDPGVDQWSGYFDIPGEQSDKHYFYWAFGPRDGNPNAPVLLWMTGGPGCSSMFALLAENGPCLMNETTGDIYNNTYSWNNHAYVIYIDQPAGVGFSYADKADYDKNEAEVSEDMYNFLQAFFGEHEDLRENDFFVVGESYGGHFAPATAYRINQGNKKGEGIYIPLAGLAVGNGLTDPYTQYASYPRLAWDWCKEVLGSPCVSRETYDSMNSMVPACQKVINACNAGASSSQYLCKLSRVTCDPVTNLFTLTKISTYDIRRKCNATLCYKFDAIPAFMNRENVQKSLGVRPTVWKSCVFDANKMFNIDWSKNFNYTISGLLEDGVRVMIYAGDMDFICNWIGNKEWTLALQWSGSEEFVKAPDTPFSSIDGSAAGLVRSVSSNTSSMHFSFVQVYRAGHMVPMDQPAAASTIIEKFMRNEPLS; encoded by the coding sequence ATGCGGCTCATTTCGTATCCGGTAATGCTATCGTTACTGGCTGCTTGCATCCTGGTCGTAGTTTTAGCAAATACTGTCTATCGTAGTTTATCTCTAGCGCTTCGCACGACGGGCTCTGGTTGGGAGCCTTGTGACCCCGGCGTTGATCAATGGAGCGGATATTTTGATATTCCTGGAGAGCAGAGTGACAAACATTACTTCTACTGGGCATTTGGACCACGTGATGGCAATCCCAATGCCCCAGTGCTCCTGTGGATGACAGGTGGTCCTGGATGTAGTTCCATGTTTGCGCTACTTGCAGAGAATGGACCTTGCCTCATGAACGAAACGACTGGTGACATATACAACAATACGTACTCGTGGAACAACCACGCGTATGTAATATATATCGATCAACCTGCCGGTGTGGGCTTTTCGTATGCGGATAAAGCGGATTATGATAAGAATGAAGCGGAGGTATCGGAGGACATGTACAACTTTCTACAGGCCTTCTTTGGTGAGCACGAGGACCTGCGTGAAAACgacttctttgttgttggggAAAGCTACGGTGGCCactttgctccggctacaGCTTACCGCATTAACCAAGGCAATAAAAAGGGTGAAGGCATATACATTCCTCTTGCAGGATTGGCTGTAGGAAACGGTTTAACAGATCCGTATACACAATATGCGTCATATCCCAGACTTGCATGGGACTGGTGCAAGGAAGTTCTTGGAAGTCCGTGTGTATCCCGCGAGACATATGACTCCATGAACAGTATGGTGCCCGCTTGCCAGAAAGTGATCAACGCGTGCAACGCTGGCGCTTCATCATCGCAGTATTTGTGTAAGTTGTCTCGTGTGACATGCGATCCTGTGACTAATCTTTTCACATTGACAAAAATAAGTACTTATGATATCCGAAGAAAATGCAACGCAACACTTTGCTACAAATTTGATGCCATACCCGCTTTTATGAACCGTGAGAATGTTCAGAAGTCACTTGGTGTCCGCCCTACTGTTTGGAAATCTTGCGTTTTTGATGCTAACAAAATGTTCAACATTGACTGGTCTAAGAACTTTAACTACACAATTAGTGGACTCCTCGAAGATGGAGTTCGAGTAATGATTTATGCCGGTGATATGGACTTTATCTGCAACTGGATTGGAAATAAGGAGTGGACACTTGCACTTCAGTGGTCTGGAAGTGAAGAGTTTGTGAAGGCCCCTGATACCCCATTCTCATCTATTGATGGTAGTGCTGCGGGTCTTGTACGTAGCGTATCATCAAACACATCGTCAATGCACTTCAGTTTTGTGCAGGTGTACCGTGCGGGTCACATGGTGCCGATGGATCAACCTGCTGCGGCATCCACTATAATTGAGAAATTCATGAGGAACGAACCACTCTCGTAA